The Phoenix dactylifera cultivar Barhee BC4 chromosome 15, palm_55x_up_171113_PBpolish2nd_filt_p, whole genome shotgun sequence genome contains a region encoding:
- the LOC103708287 gene encoding transcription factor TCP13-like — protein sequence MIRNSREEELLTKQGGGNNDDRFPMSSRLWSELRNPRIVRVSRTFGGKDRHSKVRTIRGLRDRRVRLSVPTAIQLYELQDKLGLNQPSKVVDWLLNASQHEINKLPPLQMPPEYFIQFPQSMAISHKLAPPEAPSFLPITDSTEFIYYDRARHLASSSTVANGDMLDNNTGENVMMLQKSAFWSSDVLMKNREKEAMKEPSTEKGSMIKGNDVGSDGLQNNTIYPSYHHWNPPNAHLSHLGSHLSREEGLHNYQPGSLFATYLNAPTDFAKQYNHLDMANSASKLLPSNSLRTSLQSTGDPSLKLLHPNSGFKHHYPQDHQEG from the coding sequence ATGATTAGAAATtcaagagaagaagagcttttaACCAAACAAGGAGGAGGTAACAATGATGACAGGTTCCCCATGAGTTCGAGACTCTGGTCAGAACTAAGAAATCCAAGGATTGTACGAGTCTCACGCACATTTGGAGGAAAAGATAGGCATAGCAAAGTCAGGACTATAAGAGGATTAAGGGATAGGCGTGTAAGGCTGTCAGTGCCTACTGCTATTCAATTGTATGAACTTCAGGATAAGCTAGGGCTTAACCAGCCTAGCAAAGTTGTGGATTGGCTGCTCAATGCTTCTCAACACGAGATCAATAAGCTTCCTCCACTCCAAATGCCACCAGAATATTTCATTCAATTCCCTCAGTCCATGGCAATCTCTCATAAACTGGCTCCACCTGAAGCTCCCTCTTTTCTCCCCATTACAGATAGTACTGAGTTTATTTATTATGATAGAGCTCGCCACTTAGCCTCTTCTTCAACTGTGGCAAATGGCGACATGCTTGACAATAATACTGGTGAAAATGTAATGATGCTGCAAAAATCCGCATTTTGGAGTTCAGATGTTCTTATGAAGAATAGAGAAAAAGAAGCCATGAAAGAACCCAGCACTGAGAAAGGCAGCATGATCAAAGGAAATGACGTAGGAAGTGATGGATTGCAGAATAATACCATATACCCCTCCTACCATCACTGGAATCCTCCTAATGCGCATTTATCCCATTTGGGAAGCCATTTGTCTCGAGAAGAAGGGCTCCATAACTATCAGCCAGGATCGTTGTTTGCGACATATTTGAATGCCCCAACTGACTTTGCCAAGCAGTACAACCACCTTGATATGGCAAACTCAGCTTCCAAGCTCCTCCCATCAAATTCTCTCAGAACTTCATTGCAATCTACAGGCGATCCGAGCTTGAAACTTCTCCATCCAAACTCAGGCTTTAAACATCACTATCCTCAAGATCATCAAGAAGGCTAG
- the LOC103708266 gene encoding uncharacterized protein LOC103708266 encodes MEKYFGNPYRGDPGVPHTDPDRFVNIWIGSFAFSALTWFDPYMWNLSNQFNWHDKAMMFEHYHWKKAMEKNQPYQFKWNQYMSKPLRDSYYYNWPVYFP; translated from the exons ATGGAGAAGTACTTCGGGAACCCTTATCGCGGCGATCCGGGCGTCCCCCACACGGACCCGGATCGGTTCGTGAACATCTGGATCGGATCCTTCGCCTTCTCCGCCCTCACCTGGTTCGATCCCTACATGTGGAATCTCTCCAACCAGTTCAA TTGGCATGATAAGGCCATGATGTTTGAACACTACCACTGGAAGAAAGCAATGGAGAAGAACCAGCCATACCAGTTCAAG tggAACCAGTACATGAGCAAACCATTGCGCGATTCATACTACTACAACTGGCCCGTTTACTTCCCCTAG